A single region of the Streptomyces sp. NBC_00236 genome encodes:
- a CDS encoding ribbon-helix-helix protein, CopG family, whose product MGSTVLSLRIDGELLDRLKQHAAKRGMSVQDYVVRTLIRDDFDERFQAAVDETEKFYGAEGVAAEEVT is encoded by the coding sequence ATGGGATCGACAGTGCTCAGCCTGCGGATAGACGGTGAGCTGCTCGACCGGCTCAAGCAGCACGCCGCCAAACGCGGAATGAGCGTCCAGGACTATGTGGTCCGGACGCTCATTCGCGACGATTTCGACGAGCGCTTCCAGGCGGCCGTCGACGAGACGGAGAAGTTCTACGGAGCGGAGGGGGTCGCGGCCGAGGAGGTCACCTGA
- a CDS encoding MarR family winged helix-turn-helix transcriptional regulator produces MPDLIHDSDSAAAVSSLRSAVMLLGRRLKHQRVDESLSPTEMSVLGTLARCGSATPGELARKEHVQPPSMTRIVALLEAKGLVRLEPHPDDRRQKMVSQTEQAEAMLAESRSKRNAWLTTLAEGLDEDEWETLRNAAPVLEKLAHL; encoded by the coding sequence ATGCCTGACCTGATCCACGACAGCGACAGTGCCGCCGCCGTGAGCTCCCTTCGTTCCGCCGTCATGCTGCTCGGCCGGCGCCTCAAGCACCAGCGCGTCGACGAGTCGCTGAGCCCCACCGAGATGTCGGTGCTCGGCACACTCGCGCGTTGCGGTTCGGCCACCCCCGGTGAGCTGGCCCGCAAGGAGCATGTGCAGCCGCCGTCGATGACCCGCATCGTCGCGCTGCTGGAAGCCAAGGGACTGGTCAGACTGGAACCGCACCCCGATGACCGTCGTCAGAAGATGGTCAGCCAGACCGAGCAGGCCGAGGCCATGCTCGCCGAGAGCCGCTCCAAGCGGAACGCCTGGCTGACCACCCTCGCCGAAGGCCTGGACGAGGACGAGTGGGAGACGCTGCGCAACGCGGCGCCCGTGCTGGAGAAGCTCGCCCACCTGTAG